Sequence from the Stenotrophomonas sp. 364 genome:
GGCCTGGTTCTGGCGGTAGTTGTCGTTGAGCACCAGCGCGGCCACTTCGTCGGTCATCGACGCCAGCAGCTTGTTGCGCTGTTCAACGGTCAGCTTCTTGGCCCGCACCACATCATTGAGCAGGATCTTGATGTTGACTTCGTGGTCGGAGGTGTCCACACCGGCCGAGTTGTCGATGAAGTCGGTGTTGAGCAGCACGCCGGCCTGGGCCGCTTCGATACGGCCCAGCTGGGTCATGCCCAGGTTGCCGCCCTCGCCCACCACCTTGCAGCGCAACTCGCCGCCATTGACGCGCAGCGCGTTGTTGGCGCGGTCGCCGACATCGCTGTGCTGCTCGCTGGCGGCCTTGACGTAGGTGCCGATGCCGCCGTTCCACAGCAGGTCCACCGGGGCCTTGAGGATGGCGCTCATCAGGTCGTTGGGCGACATCGCCTTGACGTTCTCGTCCAGGCCCAGCACCTCACGCACCTGCGGGGTGATCTCGATCGACTTCAGGCTGCGCGGGTATACGCCGCCGCCCTTGCTGATCAGCTTGGCATCGTAATCGGCCCAGCTGGATCGCGGCACGGTGAACAGACGCTCGCGCTCGACGAAGGTCGTGGCCGCATCCGGGTTCGGGTCCAGGAAGATGTGGCGGTGATCGAACGCGGCGACCAAGCGGATGTGGCGCGACAGCAGCATGCCGTTGCCGAACACGTCGCCGGACATGTCGCCCACGCCGACCGCGGTGAAATCCTGGCTCTGGCTGTCACGGCCCAGCGCACGGAAGTGGCGCTTGACCGACTCCCACGCACCGCGCGCGGTGATGCCCATGCCCTTGTGGTCGTAACCGACCGAGCCACCGGAGGCGAACGCATCGCCCATCCAGAAGCCATGCGCGATGGCCAGGCCATTGGCGATGTCGGAGAAGGTCGCGGTGCCCTTGTCGGCCGCCACCACCAGGTACGGGTCGTCCATGTCGTGGCGGACCACGTCCACCGGCGGCACGATCTTGTTGTTGACGATGTTGTCGGTGATGTCCAGCAGGCCCTGGATGAACAGCTTGTAGCAGGCCACGCCGTTGGCGAACACCGCATCCCGGTCGCCGCTGGCCGGCGGTACCTTGGCGAAGAAGCCGCCCTTCGCGCCGACCGGCACGATGACCGTGTTCTTGACCATCTGCGCCTTGACCAGGCCCAGCACTTCGGTACGGAAGTCTTCGCGACGGTCCGACCAGCGCAGGCCACCACGGGCCACCGCGCCGAAGCGCAGGTGGGTGCCTTCCACGCGCGGGCCGTACACGAAGATTTCGCGGTACGGACGCGGCTTGGGCAGGTCCGGCACCAGCGCCGAATCGAACTTGAAGCTGATGACATGGCCGTGCTGGCCGTTGGCATCGGTCTGGTAGTAGCTGGTCCGCAGGGTGGCGTCGATCACGCCCATGAAGCTGCGCAGGATGCGGTCTTCATCCAGGCTGGAGACGCGGTCCATCAGCTTCAGAAGCGCGTCGCGCGCGGCATCCATCTGTGCCGTGCGGTCGCCCTTGCGGGCATCGACCACGGTCTTGAGCACCTTCAGGGTGGCCTCGTCGCCGCCGGCCAGCACGGTCAGGTGCTCGCGCAGCTGGGCCTGGCCCTCGGCGATGGCGTCCTTGCTCTCGTGGCCGGTTGCCGGGTCGAAGCGGGCTTCGAACAGTTCCACCAGCAGGCGGGCCAGCAGCGGGTAGCGGGTGAAGGTGCCTTCCACATAGGCCTGCGAGAACGGCACGCCGGTCTGCAGCAGGTACTTGCAGTAACCACGCAGCATCGCCACCTGGCGCCAATGCAGGCCAGCGGCCAGCACCAGGCGGTTGAAGCCGTCGTTCTCGGCATCGCCGTGCCACACGCGGGCGAAGGTTTCACCGAAGGCGGCATCGACGCTCGGAGCGTCGATCGCACCGGCTACCGATTCCACTTCGAAGTCCTGCACGTACACGGGCGCGTTGTCCACCGTGAGACGGTATGGACGCTCGGCGATCACGCGCAGGCCCATGTTTTCCATCATCGGCAGCGCGTCCGACAGCGGAATGTCGTCCAGCTGGCGGTACAGCTTCAGGCGCAGGCCATCGCCGCCTTCGCGCTGCACGGCCTGCAGGCTCAGGCGCAGGTCGTCCGGACCGGTCAGCGCGTCGAGCTGGCTGACGTCGTTGGCCGCGATCTCGGTGCTGGAGTCTTCGATGTAACCGGCCGGCAGGGCCTTGCCGATTCGGGCCGCAATGCGCAGGCCTTCGCTTTCACCATGGCGGGCCACCAGCGCTTCGCGCAGGTCGTCCTGCCAGTTGCGCAGCACCTGGGCCAGCTTCTGTTCCAGCGCGCTGGTGTCCACTTCAAGGGTCTGGCCAGCCTTCGGGCGCACGATCAGGTGCACCTGGGCCAGCGGCGACTCACCCAGTACCACCGAGCTGTCCACGTACTCGCCCTGCAGGGCGTCCTTGAGCATCGCTTCGATGCGCAGGCGCACGTCGGTGTTGAAGCGTTCGCGCGGCAGGTAGACCAGCGCGGAGATGAAACGGCTGTACTTGTCGCGGCGCAGGAACAGGCGGCTGCGCACGCGCTCCTGCAGGCCCAGCACGCCCATGGCGGTGCGGAACAGTTCGTCCTCGCTGGACTGGAACAGTTCTTCGCGCGGCAGGGTTTCCAGGATGTGGCGCAGGGCCTTGCCGCTATGGCTGCTCGGCGCCAGGCCGGAGTGGCTCATGACATATTCGTGGCGCTGCCGCACCAGCGGGATTTCCCACGGGCGGCGGTTGTAGGCGCTGGAGGTGAACAGGCCCAGGAAGCGCTGCTCGCCGATGATCTTGCCCTTGGCGTCGAATTCCAGCACGCCGATGTAGTCCATGTAGCCTGCGCGGTGAACGCGCGAACGGGCATTGGTCTTGGTCAGGATCAGCGCGTCCTTCAACCCGGTGGTGGCGTTGAGGCCCTGCGCAGCGAGGGTCTTGACCGGACGGGCGGCGGACTTGTCCTTGCCGCGCATCAGGCCCAGGCCGGTCTCGTTGAGCGGCGCCAGCACGTCTTCCTTGCCCTGCTTCTCCACGCGGTATTCGCGGTAGCCGAAGAAGGTGAAGTGGTTGTCGGCGGCCCAGCGCAGGAATTCCTGTGCTTCGGCGCGCGAAGCCGCATCGATCGGCAGCTGGCGGGTGCCGAGGTCGTCGGCCAGGCTCTTGGCCTTGCTGCGCATCGCGTCCCAGTCGCCGACGATGGCACGCACCTCGTCCAGCGCCTTGACGATCGCCTGCTCGACGTCGGCCATGGCTTCGGCCGGCTGGCGGTCGATTTCCAGCAGCATCACCGATTCGGCATTGCCGTCGCTGACACCGCTCAGCTTGCCGGCCTTGTCGCGCGCGAAGCGGATCACCGGGTGGCC
This genomic interval carries:
- a CDS encoding NAD-glutamate dehydrogenase domain-containing protein, yielding MKSQKPAAKTVKNKSKPADTQTVSPVGFSLEPVYTALRKRYPAAGQAEAVAFAADFYKRMEADEFPHHTAEEWAALAADTLEFARVRKSGKANVRVFNPTLKGNGWESPHTVLQIVNDDMPFLVDTVTMSLAEHGIGVHVLGHPVIRFARDKAGKLSGVSDGNAESVMLLEIDRQPAEAMADVEQAIVKALDEVRAIVGDWDAMRSKAKSLADDLGTRQLPIDAASRAEAQEFLRWAADNHFTFFGYREYRVEKQGKEDVLAPLNETGLGLMRGKDKSAARPVKTLAAQGLNATTGLKDALILTKTNARSRVHRAGYMDYIGVLEFDAKGKIIGEQRFLGLFTSSAYNRRPWEIPLVRQRHEYVMSHSGLAPSSHSGKALRHILETLPREELFQSSEDELFRTAMGVLGLQERVRSRLFLRRDKYSRFISALVYLPRERFNTDVRLRIEAMLKDALQGEYVDSSVVLGESPLAQVHLIVRPKAGQTLEVDTSALEQKLAQVLRNWQDDLREALVARHGESEGLRIAARIGKALPAGYIEDSSTEIAANDVSQLDALTGPDDLRLSLQAVQREGGDGLRLKLYRQLDDIPLSDALPMMENMGLRVIAERPYRLTVDNAPVYVQDFEVESVAGAIDAPSVDAAFGETFARVWHGDAENDGFNRLVLAAGLHWRQVAMLRGYCKYLLQTGVPFSQAYVEGTFTRYPLLARLLVELFEARFDPATGHESKDAIAEGQAQLREHLTVLAGGDEATLKVLKTVVDARKGDRTAQMDAARDALLKLMDRVSSLDEDRILRSFMGVIDATLRTSYYQTDANGQHGHVISFKFDSALVPDLPKPRPYREIFVYGPRVEGTHLRFGAVARGGLRWSDRREDFRTEVLGLVKAQMVKNTVIVPVGAKGGFFAKVPPASGDRDAVFANGVACYKLFIQGLLDITDNIVNNKIVPPVDVVRHDMDDPYLVVAADKGTATFSDIANGLAIAHGFWMGDAFASGGSVGYDHKGMGITARGAWESVKRHFRALGRDSQSQDFTAVGVGDMSGDVFGNGMLLSRHIRLVAAFDHRHIFLDPNPDAATTFVERERLFTVPRSSWADYDAKLISKGGGVYPRSLKSIEITPQVREVLGLDENVKAMSPNDLMSAILKAPVDLLWNGGIGTYVKAASEQHSDVGDRANNALRVNGGELRCKVVGEGGNLGMTQLGRIEAAQAGVLLNTDFIDNSAGVDTSDHEVNIKILLNDVVRAKKLTVEQRNKLLASMTDEVAALVLNDNYRQNQALSLMERMAVKRLGSKQHFIRTLEQQGLLDRQIEYLPSDAELSARKARGQGLTRPELSVLLSYSKLVAFAQLLDSDIPEDPYLSKELQRYFPTPLQKKYADAMERHRLKREIIATAVTNQTINRMGATFLMRMQEDTGRSVAEVAKAYTISRETLDARALWAQIDALDGTLPESVQIDALEVIWKLQRSFVRWLLSRPGTMPGITEAVNRYQAAFNDIRVASGVLPDSQRPAYEASVAEWKEKGLPPALAQQLSELQFLEPAFDIIELARTRKLKPVDVSKIHFRLGDALQLPWLFEQIDALEVNGRWHAVARGVLRDELAAHHRNLAAQVLSMKGSSAEAKVAAWIGRDDSSLRFTLSMLAELAEQKTLDYPTVSVAVQRLGQLAAHGA